Proteins encoded by one window of Rhodamnia argentea isolate NSW1041297 chromosome 6, ASM2092103v1, whole genome shotgun sequence:
- the LOC115756161 gene encoding G patch domain-containing protein 8 isoform X1, with protein sequence MNYRWRSSSIQDAPPDEGEKDAMDDDFREDFRLPINHRPTENVDLDDVEQASLDTHLTSSNIGFRLLQKMGWSGKGLGKDEQGITEPIKSGMRDPKLGIGKQEEDDYYTSEENIQRRKLEIEIEETEEQLKKREVIAEREHKIQSEVKEIRKVFYCDLCNKQYKLAMEFEAHLSSYDHNHRKRFKEMREMHGASSRDDRQKREQQRQEREMAKIADARKQKQQQEEPGPSPIPAPTRSATALVDQDQRKVLKFGFSSKTGTSKNSVSSAPKKPKVVASVFGNDSDDE encoded by the exons GATGCTATGGATGATGATTTCAGAGAGGACTTTCGACTGCCGATCAATCACCGGCCGACCGAAAATGTCGATTTGGATGATGTGGAGCAAGCATCCCTGGACACACATCTCACATCATCTAATATTGGTTTTAGACTTCTCCAGAAAATGGGGTGGAGTGGAAAAGGCCTTGGGAAGGATGAGCAAG GAATAACTGAACCAATTAAGTCGGGAATGAGAGACCCAAAATTAGGCATTGGAAAGCAAGAAGAGGACGATTATTATACTTCCGAAGAAAATATTCAGCGGAGAAAACTTGAGATTGAGATTGAGGAAACTGAGGAGCAATTGAAGAAGCGGGAG GTCATAGCAGAACGTGAGCACAAAATCCAGAGTGAGGTCAAAGAAATACGCAAGGTTTTTTATTGTGATCTTTGCAACAAGCAATACAAATTGGCGATGGAATTTGAAGCTCATCTAAGTTCATATGATCACAACCATAGAAAG AGATTtaaagaaatgagagaaatgCATGGTGCTAGCAGTCGTGATGATCGTCAAAAAAGAGAACAGCAGCGTCAGGAGAGGGAGATGGCAAAAAT TGCAGATGCCCGTAAGCAGAAACAACAACAGGAGGAACCTGGGCCATCTCCAATTCCAGCACCAACAAGAAGTGCTACTGCACTTGTTGATCAGGATCAGCGGAAAGTGTTAAAATTTGGTTTTTCTTCGAAAACCGGAACCTCCAAG AACTCAGTCAGTAGTGCCCCGAAGAAGCCGAAAGTAGTTGCTTCAGTTTTTGGCAATGACAGCGATGATGAGTAG
- the LOC115756161 gene encoding G patch domain-containing protein 8 isoform X2 translates to MDDDFREDFRLPINHRPTENVDLDDVEQASLDTHLTSSNIGFRLLQKMGWSGKGLGKDEQGITEPIKSGMRDPKLGIGKQEEDDYYTSEENIQRRKLEIEIEETEEQLKKREVIAEREHKIQSEVKEIRKVFYCDLCNKQYKLAMEFEAHLSSYDHNHRKRFKEMREMHGASSRDDRQKREQQRQEREMAKIADARKQKQQQEEPGPSPIPAPTRSATALVDQDQRKVLKFGFSSKTGTSKNSVSSAPKKPKVVASVFGNDSDDE, encoded by the exons ATGGATGATGATTTCAGAGAGGACTTTCGACTGCCGATCAATCACCGGCCGACCGAAAATGTCGATTTGGATGATGTGGAGCAAGCATCCCTGGACACACATCTCACATCATCTAATATTGGTTTTAGACTTCTCCAGAAAATGGGGTGGAGTGGAAAAGGCCTTGGGAAGGATGAGCAAG GAATAACTGAACCAATTAAGTCGGGAATGAGAGACCCAAAATTAGGCATTGGAAAGCAAGAAGAGGACGATTATTATACTTCCGAAGAAAATATTCAGCGGAGAAAACTTGAGATTGAGATTGAGGAAACTGAGGAGCAATTGAAGAAGCGGGAG GTCATAGCAGAACGTGAGCACAAAATCCAGAGTGAGGTCAAAGAAATACGCAAGGTTTTTTATTGTGATCTTTGCAACAAGCAATACAAATTGGCGATGGAATTTGAAGCTCATCTAAGTTCATATGATCACAACCATAGAAAG AGATTtaaagaaatgagagaaatgCATGGTGCTAGCAGTCGTGATGATCGTCAAAAAAGAGAACAGCAGCGTCAGGAGAGGGAGATGGCAAAAAT TGCAGATGCCCGTAAGCAGAAACAACAACAGGAGGAACCTGGGCCATCTCCAATTCCAGCACCAACAAGAAGTGCTACTGCACTTGTTGATCAGGATCAGCGGAAAGTGTTAAAATTTGGTTTTTCTTCGAAAACCGGAACCTCCAAG AACTCAGTCAGTAGTGCCCCGAAGAAGCCGAAAGTAGTTGCTTCAGTTTTTGGCAATGACAGCGATGATGAGTAG